In Blastococcus saxobsidens DD2, the genomic stretch GCGCCGCTCCGGATACCGCGACTCGTCGAAGCCGAAGCCTTCGATCCACCGGTCGGTGCCGATGTCGGGGTGGGCTCGCAGCCGGTCGAGAAGAGCCGCCAGCGAGTCGACATCCGGCGGCAGCAGCGGGACCGCGTCGGCCAGTGTGGCGGTGAACGACGGGTGGGCGTGCACGTCGAGGAATCCGGGCAGCACCGTCGCGCCGCCCAGGTCGGTGGCCTCCTCGCCGGTGACGTCGGCGGTGTCCCCGACCCAGCTGAAGGCTCCGTCGGTGATGCGGAAGGCGGAGGCGAAGTCGTCCTCACCGGTGCCGGTGAAGACCTTGCCGTTGACGAAGAGCCGGGTGGTCATGCGTTCCTTCGTGGTCGGCGGTGGGTGGTGTCCGCCGGTCAGCGACTGGTCAGCAGATCCGCGCCGTGGCGCACGACGCCTCCCACGACGGTCGCCACGACCGACAGGTCGCCGATCGTCCCGGGGGCCACGGCGAGCAGGTCGCCGGAGAGGACGACGAAGTCGGCGAGCTTGCCGCGGGACAGCGTGCCCTTGCGGTGCTCGGAGTGGTCGGCGTACGCCGAGCCCAGGGTGTAGGTCCGCAGCGCCTGCAGGGGAGTCAGCCGCTCGGCCGGGTTGAGCACCGTCCCGTCGGGCAGCTGCCGGTTGACCAGTGAGTGGATGCCGAGCAGCGGGGAGCCGTCGACGACGGGGCAGTCGGAGCTGCCGGGCACCTCGATGCCGGCGTCGAGGAAGCTGCGCTGCCGGTAGAGCAGCTCGGCGCGCTCGCGCCCGAGCGCGGTGACGTAGCTGTCGCCGAGCTCGGTCACGAACCGGCCCTGCGGCACCGGTACGACGCCGAGCTGCTTGACCCGCTCGATCTGCCGGTCGTTGGTCAGGCCGCAGTGCTCGATCCGGTGCCGGGGATCGGTGCGCGGGTACAGCTGCTGCGCCCGCTCGTAGGCGTCGAGGACGACTTCGACGGCGGCGTCGCCGATCGCGTGGGTGCCGATCTGCCAGCCCGCGCGGTGGGCGGCCAGGATCCGCTCCGTGAGCACCCCGGCGTCGTCGAGCAGCAGGCCGCGGCCGCCGGGACGGTCGGCGTAGTCGCAGCACAGGGCCGCGGTGCGGGCGGTGAGCGCCCCATCGCTGATGATCTTGACGGCTCCGATCCGCAGCCAGTCGTCGCCGAGTCCGCTGCGCAGGCCGAGGTCGAGCCCCAGCGGGGTGTCGCCGTCGACCTCGTGCAGTGCGGAGATCTCCGGCATGAGGGTCATCCGCACACCGAGCAGGCCCCGGTCACGGGCGATCATGAACGCCGCCAGGTCGCTGGCGCTGTTCCCGATCATCCGGCCGCTGATCCCGGGTTCGGTCACGCTGGTCAGTCCGTCGGCCAGCGCGGCCCGGCTGGCCAGACCTATCGCTTCGACGAACTCCTCGAACGGCTGCGGCCGGACGTGCTCGAAGATCAGCGTCATCGCTCGCTCGGTGATCAGCCCGGTGGGGTCGCCGTCCGGACGGCGCTCGATCCAGCCGCCATCGACGTCGCTGAGCTGCCGAGGATCGGCGAAACCGATCCGGCGGATCGCCCCGGTGCTCGCGATGCCGGCGTGGTGGGAGGCGTGCAGCACCCAGACCGGCCGCCCGCCGGATACCGCGTCCAGGCCTTCCCGCGTGGGGGCGTCGTCGAGCTTGCCGACGTCCAGGCCGGTGGCGAGCACCCAGGCGTCCCGAGCGAGCGTGGCGGCGTGCCGTCCGACGGCGGCGTAGACGTCGTCCAGGGTGCGCACCGCCGCCGGCGACACGTCGCACATCTGCAACTCCTGGCCGCGCGCGGACAGGTGCTGGTGGGCGTCGTGCAGCCCGGGGACGACCGGCGCGCCGGCGAGGTCGACGGTCAGCTCGGCCTGACAGCCGTCCAACTCCTCGTCGAGGCCGACGATGACCCCGCCGACCACGCCGATGGCGGTGGCGGTGGGCCGCTGCGGGTCCAGCGTGGTGAAACGGCCGTTGACGTAGAGCGCGTCGAGCAGCACGGAAGCGGAGTCCTCGGGGTCGTGCCGGGTCAGGCCGGCGAGGGAGCGGGTGT encodes the following:
- a CDS encoding amidohydrolase; translation: MLLDALYVNGRFTTLDPQRPTATAIGVVGGVIVGLDEELDGCQAELTVDLAGAPVVPGLHDAHQHLSARGQELQMCDVSPAAVRTLDDVYAAVGRHAATLARDAWVLATGLDVGKLDDAPTREGLDAVSGGRPVWVLHASHHAGIASTGAIRRIGFADPRQLSDVDGGWIERRPDGDPTGLITERAMTLIFEHVRPQPFEEFVEAIGLASRAALADGLTSVTEPGISGRMIGNSASDLAAFMIARDRGLLGVRMTLMPEISALHEVDGDTPLGLDLGLRSGLGDDWLRIGAVKIISDGALTARTAALCCDYADRPGGRGLLLDDAGVLTERILAAHRAGWQIGTHAIGDAAVEVVLDAYERAQQLYPRTDPRHRIEHCGLTNDRQIERVKQLGVVPVPQGRFVTELGDSYVTALGRERAELLYRQRSFLDAGIEVPGSSDCPVVDGSPLLGIHSLVNRQLPDGTVLNPAERLTPLQALRTYTLGSAYADHSEHRKGTLSRGKLADFVVLSGDLLAVAPGTIGDLSVVATVVGGVVRHGADLLTSR